From Gemmatimonadaceae bacterium, a single genomic window includes:
- a CDS encoding DsbA family protein: MFRRAVRLATAMVLVVLPAVVAACSKGGSASSGTADSARSASAAGKPATTVAASVVPMPNAAPDTGIDSATVANADRGRVQGPDTAMWVVMISDFQCPYCKQWHDSSMKRLERDYIAPGKIHFAYLHLPLSSIHKHARVEAEAAMCASAQGKFWPYSEALFAAQPTVGAMESVEPLLTRIATDLKLNAAAFATCRKGNAVRALVNNDIQQATQSGVQSTPSFIIGEFLVQGALPYADFRKAIDTALVMRAKKRKAP; this comes from the coding sequence ATGTTTCGACGCGCCGTTCGCCTCGCCACCGCCATGGTCCTGGTTGTCCTGCCCGCCGTGGTCGCCGCCTGCAGCAAGGGCGGATCCGCGTCCTCCGGGACGGCCGACAGCGCCCGGTCGGCGAGTGCGGCCGGAAAGCCGGCGACGACGGTGGCAGCGAGCGTGGTCCCGATGCCGAACGCGGCCCCCGACACCGGCATCGATTCGGCGACGGTGGCGAACGCCGATCGCGGCCGCGTGCAGGGACCCGACACGGCGATGTGGGTCGTGATGATCAGCGACTTCCAGTGCCCGTACTGCAAGCAGTGGCACGACTCGTCGATGAAGCGGCTCGAGCGCGACTACATCGCGCCGGGGAAGATTCACTTCGCGTATCTCCACCTGCCGCTCTCGTCCATTCACAAGCACGCCCGCGTCGAAGCCGAGGCGGCGATGTGTGCCAGTGCGCAGGGGAAGTTCTGGCCGTATAGCGAGGCGCTGTTTGCGGCTCAGCCCACCGTGGGGGCGATGGAGAGTGTGGAGCCGCTGCTCACCCGCATCGCCACCGACCTCAAGCTGAACGCCGCCGCGTTCGCGACCTGCCGCAAGGGCAATGCGGTGCGCGCGCTGGTCAACAACGACATTCAGCAGGCGACGCAGTCGGGCGTGCAGAGCACGCCCTCGTTCATCATCGGCGAGTTCCTCGTGCAGGGCGCCTTGCCCTATGCGGACTTCCGCAAGGCGATCGATACGGCTCTCGTGATGCGCGCCAAGAAGCGGAAGGCGCCCTGA
- the metG gene encoding methionine--tRNA ligase translates to MRFYLTTAIDYANGDPHLGHALEKIGADVIARYRRQCGDDVHLLIGMDEHGQKVQQTAAKDGVDPQAFTDTIAARFQAMWARLGISYDQFIRTTNAHHKSAVQHLIQRIFERNPDDFYERSYTGMYCVGCEAFKQDADIVDGKCVLHPTRTLEEVEERNWFFRLSKYQGFLQELLATNPSYIEPESRRNEILGLLAQGLEDISASRARLDWAVPFPVALSNGETQGTYVWFDALPNYLTATGFPEPGYEQRWPADLHIVGKDITRFHVVIWPAMLKAAELPLPKQVWAHGFVQLGGERFSKSAGVKLDLGEAIDRFGADAFRYVLLREVPFDGDGNFSWERFEERYTSDLANAYGNLASRAMAMVEKYFDGVVPAATRPAEEAEDDTDLAAYHAAMHGEQGYLLHDGLTAVYRMTQRANEFTAATAPWAVAKDPARRDELATILASLIRRIARQTVLLAPFMPTKVEAVWQQLGAPGSAGGHRFDALPALDPTGWKVTKGEGLFPRPVAEGGAKA, encoded by the coding sequence ATGCGCTTCTACCTGACCACCGCCATCGACTACGCCAACGGCGATCCGCATCTTGGGCACGCGCTCGAGAAGATCGGCGCCGATGTGATTGCCCGGTACCGCCGCCAGTGTGGCGATGACGTGCATCTGCTCATTGGCATGGATGAGCACGGGCAGAAGGTGCAGCAGACGGCGGCCAAGGACGGCGTCGATCCGCAGGCGTTCACGGACACGATCGCGGCGCGCTTTCAGGCGATGTGGGCCCGGCTGGGCATTTCGTACGATCAGTTCATTCGCACGACGAACGCCCATCACAAGAGCGCGGTCCAGCATCTGATCCAGCGGATCTTCGAGCGCAATCCCGACGATTTCTACGAGCGCTCGTACACCGGCATGTACTGTGTCGGCTGCGAAGCGTTCAAGCAGGACGCCGATATCGTCGACGGCAAATGCGTGCTGCATCCCACGCGCACGCTCGAGGAGGTCGAGGAGCGGAACTGGTTCTTCCGGCTCTCGAAGTACCAGGGCTTCCTGCAGGAGCTGTTGGCGACGAACCCGTCGTACATCGAGCCGGAGAGCCGGCGCAACGAGATCCTTGGTCTCTTGGCGCAGGGGCTCGAGGACATCTCGGCGTCCCGAGCGCGCCTGGATTGGGCGGTGCCCTTTCCGGTGGCGCTGTCGAATGGCGAGACGCAGGGGACGTACGTGTGGTTCGACGCGCTCCCCAACTACCTCACGGCGACGGGCTTCCCGGAGCCGGGGTACGAGCAGCGCTGGCCGGCCGATCTGCACATCGTGGGCAAGGACATCACCCGCTTTCATGTGGTGATCTGGCCCGCGATGCTCAAGGCGGCGGAGCTGCCGCTCCCCAAGCAGGTGTGGGCACACGGTTTTGTGCAGCTCGGCGGCGAACGCTTCTCCAAGAGCGCGGGCGTGAAGCTCGATCTGGGCGAGGCCATCGATCGGTTTGGGGCCGATGCGTTCCGGTATGTGCTCCTGCGCGAAGTGCCGTTCGATGGCGACGGCAACTTTTCGTGGGAGCGCTTTGAAGAGCGCTATACGAGCGATCTGGCCAATGCGTACGGCAACCTCGCCAGCCGCGCGATGGCGATGGTTGAGAAGTACTTCGATGGCGTGGTCCCCGCCGCGACGCGCCCGGCCGAAGAGGCGGAGGACGACACCGACCTGGCCGCGTACCATGCCGCCATGCATGGCGAACAGGGCTACCTGCTCCACGACGGGTTGACCGCCGTCTACCGCATGACGCAGCGGGCGAACGAATTCACCGCCGCCACGGCCCCCTGGGCGGTGGCCAAGGACCCGGCGCGCCGCGACGAGCTGGCCACGATCCTCGCCTCGCTGATCCGGCGGATCGCGCGGCAGACGGTGCTCCTGGCGCCGTTCATGCCCACCAAGGTCGAGGCGGTCTGGCAGCAGCTGGGGGCGCCCGGGAGCGCCGGCGGCCATCGATTCGACGCGCTGCCGGCCCTCGACCCGACCGGCTGGAAGGTGACGAAGGGGGAGGGGCTCTTTCCCCGCCCGGTCGCCGAGGGCGGCGCCAAGGCCTGA
- the dnaE gene encoding DNA polymerase III subunit alpha, translated as MSFVHLHCHSEYSLLDGANRIDDLITRAQQFEMPALAITDHGNMHAAWEFQEKARKAGVKPILGMEAYVAPGDRRTRGRPAPGVKPYYHLVLLARDLVGYKNLVKLTSLGYTEGFYTKPRIDRELLAAHSEGLIVSSACLAGEVATHLMDDRIAEAREAAAWYAELFKDRYYLEVQAHTSEGQATLNAKVLSLADDLGLPVIATNDAHFLSHDDHEAHDVLLCIGLGKDRNDKDRMKYDDGLYFKSADEIRPFFPGREDVLTNTLAIADAVDVQFAKKYYVPSFPLPDGVATENDLLVQLATDGAKARYGDPLPANVQERLDYELGVITKTGYSGYFLITADFIKAARDRGIPVGPGRGSAAGSLVAYATRITDVCPLEFDLLFERFLNPERVSMPDVDVDFCFERRGEVIEYVRQKYGKDSVGQIVTFGTMKSRAAIKDVGRTLGFTPAETDALAKLIPNAPNFSLTVKEAIEQVPEVKQFYESDARYRQLLDFAVRLEGLSRHTGVHAAGVVIAPGPLDQFVPICTQATKGSGSDGDERVIVTQYDMTALEKAGMLKMDFLGLTTLTVITDTLKAIKERSGIEVTLEERGFTDPKTYEVLRAGRTGGVFQFESPLATDVLKRMRCDRFDDLVASNALLRPGPLDAGMHNVYIRRKRGEEPTVYPLPELEPILSNTYGVITYQEQVMRIAQVLAGISLAEADVLRKAVGKKDAELIKKELGKFTEKSIARGYDPKIIEELAGQIETFGRYGFNKSHSVAYSVVAYHTAFLKTHYPAEFMAALLSSNIGKTEEIIKYIAEAREMGLEVLAPDVNESGWRFTVVGDKRIRFGLGAIRNVGRGAIDTLLEARKDGPFTSLYDLCSRVDLRVFNKRVFEALIAAGACDALGGHRAQLIAALDAAMSEASLQQEEAAKGQVSLFGDLLGDAADSATPTKNATAPSLPNTPSWTESERLQREKELLGFYISGHPLEPYRTECELFASHTVSQLGTWTPDPVTIGVVVTAIRKQISKRSGAEFARLTVEDFSGSSEVLVFPEAWGVIAERIRPDVPLLLKGGYSRKDQDVENATFIVDSVTRFAEVRASGDLAVAIELDRSLDLPPAVMDDVRAKVEAHEGSAPLELRWKDASGRVIRFRSKSLTVTASPAILSDLRALLGADRVRLVRTGG; from the coding sequence ATGTCGTTCGTCCACCTGCACTGCCACTCCGAGTACTCGCTCCTTGACGGGGCGAACCGGATTGATGACCTGATCACGCGCGCGCAGCAGTTCGAGATGCCGGCGCTCGCGATTACCGATCACGGTAACATGCATGCCGCCTGGGAGTTCCAGGAGAAGGCACGCAAAGCCGGCGTCAAGCCGATCCTCGGGATGGAGGCGTACGTCGCCCCCGGGGATCGCCGGACGCGCGGCCGACCGGCACCAGGCGTCAAGCCGTACTACCACCTCGTGCTGCTGGCCCGCGATCTCGTGGGCTACAAGAATCTCGTCAAGCTCACGTCGCTGGGGTACACCGAGGGGTTCTACACCAAGCCGCGCATCGACCGGGAGCTGCTGGCGGCGCACTCGGAAGGGCTGATCGTCTCCTCAGCCTGTCTGGCCGGCGAGGTGGCCACGCACCTGATGGACGATCGCATCGCCGAGGCCCGCGAGGCGGCGGCGTGGTACGCCGAGCTGTTCAAGGACCGCTACTACCTCGAGGTGCAGGCGCACACGAGCGAGGGGCAGGCCACGCTCAACGCCAAGGTGCTGTCGCTCGCCGACGATCTGGGGCTGCCCGTCATCGCGACGAACGATGCCCACTTCCTGAGCCACGATGATCATGAGGCGCACGACGTGCTCCTCTGCATCGGCCTGGGCAAGGATCGGAACGACAAGGATCGGATGAAGTACGACGACGGCCTCTACTTCAAGAGTGCCGACGAGATCCGGCCGTTCTTCCCCGGCCGCGAGGACGTGCTCACGAACACGCTCGCGATCGCCGACGCGGTGGATGTGCAGTTCGCCAAGAAGTACTACGTGCCGTCATTCCCGCTCCCCGACGGCGTGGCGACGGAGAATGACCTGCTGGTCCAGCTGGCCACCGACGGCGCGAAGGCCCGTTACGGCGATCCGCTCCCGGCGAACGTGCAGGAGCGGCTCGACTACGAGCTGGGTGTCATCACGAAGACCGGCTACTCCGGCTACTTCCTGATCACCGCCGACTTCATCAAGGCCGCGCGCGATCGCGGCATTCCGGTGGGACCGGGGCGTGGTTCGGCCGCCGGCTCGCTCGTGGCGTACGCGACCAGGATCACCGACGTCTGCCCGCTGGAGTTCGACCTGCTTTTCGAGCGCTTCCTGAATCCGGAGCGCGTGTCGATGCCCGACGTGGACGTCGACTTCTGCTTCGAACGGCGCGGCGAAGTCATCGAATACGTGCGGCAGAAGTACGGCAAGGACAGCGTCGGGCAGATCGTCACGTTCGGAACCATGAAGTCGCGCGCGGCCATCAAGGACGTGGGGCGTACGCTCGGCTTCACGCCCGCCGAAACGGACGCGCTGGCCAAGCTCATCCCGAACGCGCCGAACTTCTCGCTCACGGTGAAGGAGGCGATCGAGCAGGTCCCGGAGGTCAAGCAGTTCTACGAAAGCGATGCGCGCTATCGGCAGCTGCTCGACTTCGCGGTGCGCCTCGAAGGGCTCTCGCGCCACACGGGGGTGCACGCGGCCGGCGTCGTCATCGCGCCCGGCCCGCTCGATCAGTTCGTGCCGATCTGCACCCAGGCCACGAAGGGCTCCGGCTCCGACGGCGACGAACGCGTGATCGTGACGCAGTACGACATGACGGCGCTCGAAAAGGCCGGCATGCTCAAGATGGACTTCCTCGGCCTCACCACGCTGACCGTCATCACCGATACGCTCAAGGCGATCAAGGAGCGGTCGGGGATCGAGGTGACGCTCGAGGAGCGCGGCTTCACCGATCCGAAGACGTACGAAGTCCTGCGGGCGGGGCGCACCGGCGGGGTGTTCCAGTTCGAATCCCCGCTCGCGACCGACGTACTCAAGCGCATGCGCTGCGACCGGTTCGACGACCTCGTGGCGTCGAACGCGCTTCTGCGCCCGGGCCCGCTCGACGCCGGGATGCACAACGTCTACATCCGGCGCAAGCGTGGCGAAGAGCCCACGGTGTATCCGCTGCCGGAGCTCGAGCCGATCCTCTCGAACACCTACGGCGTCATCACCTATCAGGAACAGGTGATGCGTATTGCCCAGGTGCTCGCGGGCATCTCGCTGGCCGAAGCCGACGTGCTCCGAAAGGCCGTCGGCAAGAAGGATGCGGAGCTCATCAAGAAGGAGCTCGGCAAGTTCACCGAGAAGTCGATTGCGCGCGGCTACGATCCCAAGATCATCGAAGAGCTCGCGGGCCAGATCGAAACGTTCGGCCGGTACGGCTTCAACAAGTCGCACTCGGTCGCCTACTCGGTGGTGGCGTATCACACGGCCTTCCTGAAGACGCACTACCCGGCCGAGTTCATGGCCGCGCTGCTGTCGTCGAACATCGGGAAGACTGAAGAAATCATCAAATACATCGCCGAAGCCCGCGAAATGGGCCTCGAGGTGCTGGCGCCGGATGTGAATGAGTCCGGGTGGCGCTTCACGGTGGTGGGCGACAAGCGCATCCGTTTTGGCCTCGGCGCCATTCGCAACGTCGGACGCGGCGCGATCGACACGCTGCTCGAGGCCCGGAAGGACGGGCCGTTCACGAGCCTGTACGATCTCTGCTCGCGGGTAGACCTGCGGGTCTTCAACAAGCGGGTGTTCGAAGCGCTGATCGCCGCCGGCGCCTGCGATGCGCTGGGTGGTCACCGCGCGCAGCTGATCGCGGCGCTCGATGCGGCGATGAGCGAAGCGTCGCTGCAGCAGGAAGAAGCCGCCAAGGGGCAGGTCTCGCTCTTCGGCGACCTGCTGGGCGACGCGGCCGACAGCGCAACACCCACCAAAAATGCGACGGCACCGTCGCTTCCCAACACGCCGTCGTGGACGGAAAGCGAGCGGCTGCAGCGCGAGAAGGAGCTGCTTGGCTTCTACATTTCCGGGCATCCGCTCGAGCCATACCGAACAGAGTGCGAACTCTTCGCGTCGCATACGGTCTCGCAGCTCGGTACGTGGACGCCCGACCCGGTCACCATCGGCGTGGTGGTCACCGCGATCCGGAAACAGATCTCCAAGCGTTCCGGGGCCGAGTTCGCCCGGTTGACAGTGGAGGATTTTTCCGGATCTTCCGAAGTACTGGTCTTTCCGGAGGCGTGGGGCGTGATTGCTGAACGCATCCGTCCGGACGTGCCGCTGCTGCTCAAGGGTGGCTACTCCCGGAAGGATCAGGACGTCGAAAACGCTACGTTCATCGTGGATTCGGTCACGCGCTTCGCTGAGGTGCGGGCCAGCGGTGATCTGGCCGTGGCAATCGAGCTCGACCGGAGCCTCGATCTGCCGCCGGCGGTGATGGACGATGTGCGGGCCAAGGTGGAGGCGCATGAAGGATCGGCCCCACTGGAGCTGCGGTGGAAGGATGCGAGTGGCCGGGTCATCCGGTTCCGCTCGAAGTCGCTCACCGTGACCGCCTCGCCCGCCATTCTCTCGGATCTTCGCGCGCTGCTTGGCGCCGACCGGGTGCGCCTCGTGCGCACCGGTGGCTGA
- a CDS encoding GspH/FimT family pseudopilin — protein MPTRHRLRRGFTTIELIVVMAIVGIVFGIVAPRMRLSRAMEVQLAGMQLAQDIDVARTRALTTRQMVRICFDFPSKYGGYLDTDGDGQFAESAAEWQALRAFGERDLPPRVAYGRGSAPAVPDNADGGDRTFPGRQLHFDARGLVTPVTGRGVVYLRSTVDPTAVVAVSVSASGNARLWTYRNGQWQ, from the coding sequence ATGCCAACCCGGCACCGTCTCCGTCGCGGCTTCACCACGATCGAACTGATCGTGGTGATGGCCATTGTGGGCATCGTCTTCGGCATCGTCGCGCCGCGCATGCGGCTCTCGCGCGCCATGGAAGTGCAGCTGGCGGGGATGCAGCTCGCCCAGGACATCGATGTCGCCCGCACGCGTGCGCTGACCACACGGCAGATGGTGCGCATCTGCTTCGACTTTCCGAGCAAGTACGGCGGATATCTCGACACCGATGGCGACGGCCAGTTCGCCGAGTCTGCCGCCGAGTGGCAGGCGCTCCGCGCCTTTGGCGAGCGCGATCTGCCGCCACGCGTGGCCTATGGCCGCGGTTCGGCGCCCGCGGTGCCCGACAACGCAGACGGCGGCGATCGCACTTTTCCCGGCCGTCAGCTGCACTTCGACGCGCGGGGCCTCGTCACCCCGGTGACTGGCCGCGGCGTCGTGTATCTGCGCAGCACGGTGGACCCCACCGCAGTGGTGGCGGTGTCGGTCTCGGCCTCCGGCAACGCGCGTTTGTGGACCTATCGCAACGGACAGTGGCAATGA
- a CDS encoding acetyl-CoA carboxylase carboxyltransferase subunit alpha, producing MAAAPTLEFERPLAELEKQIEELKRLASERSLDVEAELAPLNKKLGELRVQIYQNLTPLQRVQVARIARRPFTSDYIRLAFTDFIELHGDRLFREDAAIMAGWARLDGETVMVIGHERGRDTKENLKRNFGMPHPEGYRKALRLMKLAEKFQVPVITFIDTPGAWPGLGAEERGQSEAIARNLLEMSALQVPIIATVIGEGGSGGALALGVADRVLMLENSVYSTISVEGCAAILWKDGKSPEMREKAAQALRVTAADLVELRVVDEVVPEPVGGAHADHAATANALKDALTHNLEELRRLKPDKLVRRRREKFLRMGQFAE from the coding sequence ATGGCTGCTGCCCCGACTCTCGAGTTCGAGCGTCCGCTCGCGGAACTCGAAAAGCAGATCGAGGAGCTGAAGCGACTCGCCTCCGAGCGCTCGCTCGATGTGGAGGCGGAACTCGCTCCGCTGAACAAGAAGCTGGGCGAACTGCGCGTCCAGATTTACCAGAACCTCACGCCGCTGCAGCGCGTGCAGGTGGCGCGCATTGCCCGTCGGCCGTTCACGTCGGACTATATCCGGCTGGCGTTCACCGATTTCATCGAGCTCCACGGCGATCGCCTCTTCCGCGAAGATGCGGCGATCATGGCCGGCTGGGCGCGCCTCGACGGCGAAACGGTGATGGTGATCGGCCATGAACGCGGCCGCGACACCAAGGAGAACCTGAAGCGCAACTTCGGCATGCCGCATCCGGAGGGGTACCGCAAGGCGCTCCGGCTCATGAAGCTCGCCGAGAAGTTCCAGGTGCCGGTCATCACGTTCATCGATACGCCGGGCGCCTGGCCGGGGCTCGGCGCCGAAGAGCGCGGCCAGAGCGAAGCCATCGCGCGCAACCTGCTCGAAATGAGCGCGCTGCAGGTGCCGATCATCGCCACGGTCATCGGCGAAGGCGGCTCGGGCGGTGCGCTGGCGCTGGGCGTGGCTGATCGCGTCCTGATGCTCGAGAACTCGGTGTACTCCACGATTTCGGTCGAAGGGTGCGCGGCCATTCTGTGGAAGGATGGCAAGAGCCCGGAGATGCGGGAAAAGGCCGCGCAGGCGCTGCGCGTCACCGCCGCCGATCTCGTGGAATTGCGCGTTGTGGACGAGGTGGTGCCGGAGCCGGTGGGCGGGGCGCATGCGGATCATGCGGCCACGGCCAATGCGCTCAAGGACGCCCTCACGCACAATCTCGAAGAACTGCGTCGCCTCAAGCCGGACAAGCTCGTGCGACGTCGTCGCGAGAAGTTTTTGCGCATGGGCCAGTTCGCCGAGTAG
- a CDS encoding LemA family protein produces the protein MSTRLSTLRRRTAVLWLALPLTLGACGYNSIQSYDEQAQQAKQNIDAQLQRRADLIPNLVNTVKGFAAQEEKVLTEVTQARAGLVGALQRPGGSDPAELANANQQLTGALGRLTVAVEAYPQLKSNENFLKLQDELTGTENRIAVSRTDYNTAVRQYNEYIRKFPQVLTAKVTGAKPRTYFEVTDAASRAAPTVNFDKK, from the coding sequence ATGTCGACCCGTCTGTCCACGTTGCGCCGACGCACCGCTGTCCTGTGGCTCGCCCTGCCGCTGACACTCGGCGCCTGCGGCTACAACTCAATCCAGTCGTACGACGAGCAGGCGCAGCAGGCCAAGCAGAACATCGATGCCCAGCTCCAGCGCCGTGCGGATCTGATCCCGAATCTGGTGAACACCGTGAAGGGCTTTGCCGCCCAGGAAGAGAAGGTGCTCACCGAGGTCACGCAGGCGCGCGCCGGTCTCGTAGGCGCGCTCCAGCGTCCGGGGGGCTCCGATCCGGCCGAGCTGGCGAATGCCAATCAGCAGCTCACCGGCGCGCTTGGGCGGCTGACGGTGGCGGTCGAGGCGTATCCGCAGCTCAAGTCGAACGAGAACTTCCTCAAGCTGCAGGATGAGCTCACGGGCACGGAAAATCGCATTGCCGTCTCGCGGACCGATTACAACACGGCGGTGCGGCAGTACAACGAGTACATCCGCAAGTTCCCGCAGGTGCTCACCGCCAAGGTGACCGGTGCCAAGCCGCGTACGTACTTCGAGGTGACCGACGCCGCCTCGCGCGCGGCGCCGACGGTCAACTTCGACAAGAAGTAA
- a CDS encoding prepilin-type N-terminal cleavage/methylation domain-containing protein, with amino-acid sequence MRPAATRRRRGFSLTEVLISLTLAMVVVSSATAFAVQSWQTRRGWTVRETVDRDARFVGLSIARDVQEAGIALTSTPVFASMDTNGDTLSVLSVPYQPAEAPVYPIYNDGDTLPTYPAGGTCGATCIDFQKVGGTYALAAGDLVRLQVANTRRLLLLTSVQNGAGNLFRIQFLPVNRLVNRPSGLDSLLLMRSGTTIQKLNVIMYYRDAGTNQLMRASSLNSLGQPVGAVVASNVEAFNARLLFTNGTESVTYNGVDADTLNDGNDLIGAKVRAKIRSFRSDPAVNNGQPVARWYEWRVAPRNLLYEKNRM; translated from the coding sequence ATGCGACCCGCTGCCACTCGCCGCCGTCGCGGCTTCTCGCTCACCGAAGTGCTGATCTCCCTCACGCTCGCCATGGTCGTCGTGAGCAGCGCCACGGCGTTCGCCGTGCAGAGCTGGCAGACGCGGCGCGGCTGGACCGTGCGGGAGACCGTTGATCGGGACGCCCGCTTCGTAGGGCTCTCGATCGCGCGCGACGTGCAGGAGGCGGGGATCGCGCTGACCAGCACGCCCGTCTTCGCCAGCATGGACACGAACGGCGATACGCTCTCCGTGCTGAGTGTGCCGTACCAGCCGGCGGAAGCGCCCGTCTACCCGATCTACAACGACGGGGATACCCTGCCCACCTACCCGGCGGGCGGCACCTGTGGCGCGACCTGCATCGACTTTCAGAAGGTGGGGGGCACGTACGCCCTCGCCGCCGGCGATCTGGTGCGACTGCAGGTCGCGAACACCCGCCGGCTCCTGCTCCTCACCAGCGTGCAGAACGGCGCCGGGAATCTGTTCCGCATTCAGTTCCTGCCGGTGAATCGGCTGGTGAATCGGCCGTCGGGGCTCGACAGCCTGCTGCTGATGCGATCCGGAACCACGATCCAGAAGCTCAACGTGATCATGTACTACCGCGACGCCGGGACCAATCAGCTGATGCGCGCCAGCAGTTTGAACAGCCTCGGGCAACCGGTCGGTGCGGTGGTGGCCTCCAACGTCGAGGCCTTCAACGCCCGCCTGCTCTTCACCAACGGCACGGAATCCGTCACCTACAACGGCGTGGATGCCGACACGCTCAATGACGGCAACGATCTGATCGGCGCCAAGGTGCGAGCCAAGATCCGCAGCTTCCGCAGCGACCCCGCGGTCAACAACGGGCAACCGGTCGCGCGCTGGTACGAATGGCGGGTGGCCCCGCGCAATCTGCTTTACGAAAAGAATCGCATGTAA
- a CDS encoding TPM domain-containing protein: MVRWMLGLLLVAAPAAWPLMAQSGSALPQPVGYVNDFAGVLSPEASARIGALAQQVQAATRGDMVVVTLPDLGGRPVEEVTLRLGREWKVGADAKIGDQARNAGVIILLVPKETSTDGRGHCRIETGQGAEGFITDATSGSICRAATPLFQARQYSAALVQISEAVAARYAEAFGVTLDGAPPVARGRGRESPVRIPWALIFFVLFIVISSMGRRRRGCVGCIPIPIGGPVIRTGSWSGGSGWSGGDFGGSSGGFGGFGGGGGFSGGGGGSDW, from the coding sequence GTGGTTCGGTGGATGCTGGGGCTGCTGCTGGTGGCAGCGCCTGCGGCGTGGCCGCTCATGGCCCAAAGCGGGTCGGCCCTGCCGCAGCCGGTGGGCTATGTGAACGACTTCGCCGGCGTCCTGTCGCCCGAGGCGTCGGCGCGCATTGGCGCGCTTGCGCAGCAGGTGCAGGCGGCCACGCGTGGCGACATGGTCGTCGTCACGCTTCCCGATCTCGGCGGGCGCCCGGTCGAAGAGGTCACCCTGCGGCTCGGGCGCGAGTGGAAGGTCGGCGCCGACGCCAAGATCGGCGATCAGGCGCGCAATGCCGGGGTCATCATCCTGTTGGTGCCCAAGGAGACGTCCACCGACGGCCGCGGGCATTGCCGCATCGAAACGGGGCAGGGGGCGGAAGGCTTCATCACCGATGCCACCTCCGGGTCGATCTGTCGTGCCGCCACCCCGCTCTTCCAGGCGCGCCAGTATTCGGCCGCGCTGGTGCAGATCAGCGAAGCGGTCGCGGCGCGCTATGCCGAAGCGTTCGGGGTCACGCTGGACGGAGCGCCGCCGGTGGCGCGCGGTCGAGGTCGTGAATCGCCAGTGCGCATTCCGTGGGCGCTCATCTTCTTCGTGCTGTTCATCGTGATCAGTTCCATGGGGCGCCGCCGCCGGGGCTGTGTGGGATGCATCCCGATTCCGATTGGCGGTCCGGTCATTCGCACCGGCAGCTGGTCGGGTGGCAGCGGGTGGTCGGGAGGGGATTTCGGCGGCTCCAGTGGCGGGTTTGGCGGATTCGGTGGCGGTGGCGGCTTCAGCGGAGGTGGCGGTGGCTCAGACTGGTAG
- a CDS encoding nucleotidyltransferase domain-containing protein, with translation MAQTGSDKSMTLDELVRQLRAAYGEQLEAIVLYGSAARGEEVQGQSDLNVMVIARALHIDTLRALGQTMRAWQEAGHPPVLTFTAAEWRASADIFPMEYADILEQHRVLAGTLPLEGIQVSTQDLRLQLEQEAMGKLLRFRRSVMLVGSDHARQLELLRASASTLLVIFRAVLRLHGEVPPRDADAVLQAVARRTGLDPSPFQKGAALRRGATLEPRETDVVLAGILGGMTTLVSYLDHFAPTVPAAAVVSPPVQS, from the coding sequence GTGGCTCAGACTGGTAGCGACAAGTCCATGACGCTCGATGAACTCGTGCGCCAGCTGCGTGCGGCGTACGGTGAGCAACTCGAGGCCATCGTGCTCTACGGCTCGGCGGCGCGTGGCGAGGAGGTGCAGGGGCAGTCCGACCTCAACGTCATGGTCATCGCCCGGGCGCTGCACATCGACACGCTGCGCGCACTCGGGCAGACCATGCGGGCGTGGCAGGAGGCGGGGCATCCGCCGGTGCTCACGTTCACGGCCGCCGAGTGGCGTGCCAGTGCCGACATCTTCCCCATGGAGTATGCCGACATCCTCGAACAGCACCGCGTGCTGGCCGGGACGCTGCCGCTCGAGGGCATTCAGGTGTCCACGCAGGACCTGCGGTTGCAGCTCGAACAGGAAGCGATGGGCAAGCTGCTCCGCTTCCGGCGCAGCGTGATGCTGGTGGGGAGCGATCATGCCCGCCAGCTGGAGCTGCTGCGCGCCAGTGCGAGCACGCTGCTGGTGATTTTTCGGGCGGTGCTGCGCCTCCACGGCGAGGTGCCACCGCGCGATGCGGATGCCGTACTGCAGGCGGTCGCCCGCCGTACGGGGTTGGACCCGTCGCCTTTCCAGAAGGGCGCGGCGTTGCGCCGTGGTGCCACCCTGGAGCCTCGCGAGACCGATGTGGTACTCGCCGGGATCCTCGGGGGTATGACCACGTTGGTGTCGTATCTCGATCACTTCGCGCCGACCGTTCCGGCGGCCGCTGTCGTTTCTCCCCCGGTTCAATCCTGA